One part of the Podarcis muralis chromosome 3, rPodMur119.hap1.1, whole genome shotgun sequence genome encodes these proteins:
- the LOC114595052 gene encoding lysophosphatidic acid receptor 6-like gives MSPNCTNCTRPTDQAFAGMYALIFAVGLPLNIAALCIFVLGRAGRSITITYMKNLVACDLLLLASLPLRVHFYGWRPRLPQLLCEGVGTLLLVNMYCSIFLLTCLSWDRCLAVCFPLSPRAQAARQQARCICAGVWALSIAGTIPTYVTQRRQGQRTLCFDERPHYISARGVPTAMALAFALPLAIMVSCSYQLLRTVHHSGAVQMELVNGTKIRHMVVTNVGIFLGCFLPYHMAVLLYQAPQLQGECLDMAYQCALLLACANAALDPLAYYFATETFQHLVPLDYLLRGWGSHSNPQQQHSSHSNNARGTGNLAQPLRAQGLLGLPSGVEMLPLEGAEATRAEGNGSTSICEVAA, from the coding sequence ATGAGCCCAAACTGCACCAACTGCACCCGTCCAACCGACCAGGCCTTTGCTGGCATGTACGCCCTTATCTTTGCGGTCGGCCTCCCTCTGAACATTGCAGCGCTCTGCATCTTTGTTTTGGGCCGCGCCGGGCGCTCCATCACCATCACCTACATGAAGAACCTGGTGGCCTGCGACCTGCTGCTTCTGGCCTCGCTGCCGCTGAGGGTCCACTTCTACGGCTGGCGGCCTCGGCTGCCTCAGCTGCTGTGCGAAGGGGTGGGCACACTGCTCCTGGTCAACATGTACTGCAGCATCTTCCTGCTGACCTGCCTCAGCTGGGACCGCTGCCTGGCCGTCTGCTTCCCGCTCAGTCCGAGGGCCCAAGCCGCGCGCCAGCAGGCCAGGTGCATCTGCGCAGGGGTGTGGGCCTTGAGCATCGCAGGGACCATCCCCACCTACGTCACACAGAGGAGGCAGGGGCAGCGCACGCTCTGCTTCGACGAACGCCCCCACTACATCTCGGCCCGCGGGGTCCCCACCGCCATGGCGCTCGCCTTCGCCCTGCCGCTGGCCATCATGGTGAGCTGCTCCTACCAGCTGCTGCGTACCGTGCACCACAGCGGGGCCGTTCAGATGGAGTTGGTCAACGGCACAAAGATCCGTCACATGGTGGTGACCAACGTGGGCATCTTCCTGGGCTGCTTCTTGCCCTACCACATGGCGGTTCTTCTGTACCAGGCACCGCAGCTGCAGGGGGAGTGCTTGGACATGGCCTACCAGTGTGCCCTGCTCCTGGCCTGCGCAAACGCCGCCCTGGACCCCCTGGCCTATTACTTTGCCACAGAGACCTTCCAGCACCTGGTGCCATTGGATTACCTGCTCAGAGGCTGGGGCTCCCACAGCAACCCACAGCAACAACACAGCTCCCACAGCAACAACGCCAGGGGCACGGGGAACCTTGCCCAGCCCCTGAGGGCCCAGGGTCTCCTTgggctgccctcaggtgtggagATGCTACCCTTGGAAGGGGCAGAGGCCACCAGGGCAGAGGGAAACGGCAGCACAAGCATTTGTGAGGTTGCAGCTTGA
- the LOC114595051 gene encoding uncharacterized protein LOC114595051 isoform X2: MASQKLQVAVVGAGAAGLCVARHILASPETFAPPVVFEASGCLGGTWVYLEEEAKGRPTHSSMYRDLRTNLPKEVMAFPDFPFDPALPSFLHHSDVLAYLESYAEHFGVYDHIQFRSEVSHVRPVSSSEGQPGGWEVTATQQGPEATQKVTKHFDAVMVCTGHYANPFIPPIPGLDSFQGRLLHSHSYRRPEPFAGQRVVLVGAGPSGVDLALQLAPLAARVVLSHQGPPVRGLPQDVLQVPPLARVSAETVVPRDGSVLPADALILCTGYQYRFPFLDLAQLGLRETEYGVGPLYQHLLAPWHPSLFLVGICQQICPFPHFHCQALFALAVLKGGCPLPSAAEMEADAQAQLERHLREGGLARHFLRLRAQQWSYAEELARLAGFPPLPPAVREIYEATRASRAQDVSTYRGRNYRLLGPDAWEVVQGEAGDAEGGPLL; the protein is encoded by the exons ATGGCGTCACAGAAGCTGCAGGTGGCCGTGGTTGGGGCAGGGGCTGCTGGTCTGTGCGTCGCCCGCCACATCCTTGCCTCGCCCGAGACGTTTGCTCCTCCCGTGGTGTTCGAAGCCTCTGGCTGCCTGGGAGGCACCTGGGTTTACTTGGAGGAAGAAGCCAAGGGGCGGCCCACGCACTCCAGCATGTACCGGGACCTCAG GACCAACCTGCCCAAGGAGGTGATGGCCTTTCCTGACTTCCCCTTTGACCCGGCGCTGccttccttcctccaccactCGGATGTGCTGGCCTACCTGGAAAGCTACGCGGAGCATTTTGGGGTCTACGACCACATCCAG TTCCGGAGTGAGGTGAGCCACGTCCGGCCTGTGTCCAGCAGCGAGGGCCAGCCAGGGGGCTGGGAGGTCACAGCCACACAGCAGGGGCCAGAGGCAACCCAGAAAGTCACAAAGCACTTTGATGCCGTCATGGTCTGCACTGG CCATTATGCCAACCCATTCATCCCTCCCATTCCTGGCCTGGACAGCTTTCAAG GCCGCCTCCTGCACAGCCACTCCTACCGGCGCCCGGAGCCCTTTGCCGGGCAGAGGGTGGTGCTGGTGGGCGCCGGCCCCTCCGGAGTCGACCTGGCGCTGCAGCTGGCCCCTCTGGCGGCACGGGTGGTGCTGAGCCACCAGGGCCCGCCGGTCCGCGGGCTGCCCCAGGACGTGCTGCAGGTTCCCCCTCTGGCTCGGGTGTCGGCGGAGACGGTGGTGCCCAGGGACGGCTCTGTGCTGCCAGCCGACGCCTTGATCCTCTGCACGGGCTACCAATACCGCTTCCCCTTCCTGGATCTGGCGCAGCTGGGCTTGCGGGAGACGGAGTATGGGGTGGGGCCCCTGTACCAGCACCTGCTGGCCCCCTGGCACCCGTCGCTGTTCCTGGTCGGCATCTGCCAGCAGATCTGCCCCTTCCCGCATTTCCACTGCCAGGCGCTCTTTGCCCTGGCGGTGCTGAAGGGCGGCTGCCCGCTGCCCTCCGCCGCCGAGATGGAGGCCGATGCCCAAGCGCAGCTGGAGCGGCACCTGCGCGAGGGGGGTCTGGCACGGCACTTCCTGCGCCTCCGGGCCCAGCAGTGGAGCTACGCGGAGGAGCTGGCCCGCCTCGCAGGCTTTCCCCCGCTCCCCCCGGCGGTGCGAGAGATCTATGAAGCGACGCGTGCCAGCCGTGCCCAGGATGTGAGCACCTACCGTGGAAGGAACTACCGGCTGTTGGGCCCAGATGCCTGGGAAGTCGTGCAAGGAGAGGCCGGGGATGCAGAAGGAGGGCCTCTTCTTTGA
- the LOC114595051 gene encoding uncharacterized protein LOC114595051 isoform X1, with product MENGNTKPLLVKLLPRPNKMASQKLQVAVVGAGAAGLCVARHILASPETFAPPVVFEASGCLGGTWVYLEEEAKGRPTHSSMYRDLRTNLPKEVMAFPDFPFDPALPSFLHHSDVLAYLESYAEHFGVYDHIQFRSEVSHVRPVSSSEGQPGGWEVTATQQGPEATQKVTKHFDAVMVCTGHYANPFIPPIPGLDSFQGRLLHSHSYRRPEPFAGQRVVLVGAGPSGVDLALQLAPLAARVVLSHQGPPVRGLPQDVLQVPPLARVSAETVVPRDGSVLPADALILCTGYQYRFPFLDLAQLGLRETEYGVGPLYQHLLAPWHPSLFLVGICQQICPFPHFHCQALFALAVLKGGCPLPSAAEMEADAQAQLERHLREGGLARHFLRLRAQQWSYAEELARLAGFPPLPPAVREIYEATRASRAQDVSTYRGRNYRLLGPDAWEVVQGEAGDAEGGPLL from the exons atggaaaatggaaatacAAAGCCGCTGCTTGTGAAGCTGCTTCCTCGGCCCAA caagATGGCGTCACAGAAGCTGCAGGTGGCCGTGGTTGGGGCAGGGGCTGCTGGTCTGTGCGTCGCCCGCCACATCCTTGCCTCGCCCGAGACGTTTGCTCCTCCCGTGGTGTTCGAAGCCTCTGGCTGCCTGGGAGGCACCTGGGTTTACTTGGAGGAAGAAGCCAAGGGGCGGCCCACGCACTCCAGCATGTACCGGGACCTCAG GACCAACCTGCCCAAGGAGGTGATGGCCTTTCCTGACTTCCCCTTTGACCCGGCGCTGccttccttcctccaccactCGGATGTGCTGGCCTACCTGGAAAGCTACGCGGAGCATTTTGGGGTCTACGACCACATCCAG TTCCGGAGTGAGGTGAGCCACGTCCGGCCTGTGTCCAGCAGCGAGGGCCAGCCAGGGGGCTGGGAGGTCACAGCCACACAGCAGGGGCCAGAGGCAACCCAGAAAGTCACAAAGCACTTTGATGCCGTCATGGTCTGCACTGG CCATTATGCCAACCCATTCATCCCTCCCATTCCTGGCCTGGACAGCTTTCAAG GCCGCCTCCTGCACAGCCACTCCTACCGGCGCCCGGAGCCCTTTGCCGGGCAGAGGGTGGTGCTGGTGGGCGCCGGCCCCTCCGGAGTCGACCTGGCGCTGCAGCTGGCCCCTCTGGCGGCACGGGTGGTGCTGAGCCACCAGGGCCCGCCGGTCCGCGGGCTGCCCCAGGACGTGCTGCAGGTTCCCCCTCTGGCTCGGGTGTCGGCGGAGACGGTGGTGCCCAGGGACGGCTCTGTGCTGCCAGCCGACGCCTTGATCCTCTGCACGGGCTACCAATACCGCTTCCCCTTCCTGGATCTGGCGCAGCTGGGCTTGCGGGAGACGGAGTATGGGGTGGGGCCCCTGTACCAGCACCTGCTGGCCCCCTGGCACCCGTCGCTGTTCCTGGTCGGCATCTGCCAGCAGATCTGCCCCTTCCCGCATTTCCACTGCCAGGCGCTCTTTGCCCTGGCGGTGCTGAAGGGCGGCTGCCCGCTGCCCTCCGCCGCCGAGATGGAGGCCGATGCCCAAGCGCAGCTGGAGCGGCACCTGCGCGAGGGGGGTCTGGCACGGCACTTCCTGCGCCTCCGGGCCCAGCAGTGGAGCTACGCGGAGGAGCTGGCCCGCCTCGCAGGCTTTCCCCCGCTCCCCCCGGCGGTGCGAGAGATCTATGAAGCGACGCGTGCCAGCCGTGCCCAGGATGTGAGCACCTACCGTGGAAGGAACTACCGGCTGTTGGGCCCAGATGCCTGGGAAGTCGTGCAAGGAGAGGCCGGGGATGCAGAAGGAGGGCCTCTTCTTTGA
- the LOC114595051 gene encoding uncharacterized protein LOC114595051 isoform X3 — translation MENGNTKPLLVKLLPRPNKMASQKLQVAVVGAGAAGLCVARHILASPETFAPPVVFEASGCLGGTWVYLEEEAKGRPTHSSMYRDLRTNLPKEVMAFPDFPFDPALPSFLHHSDVLAYLESYAEHFGVYDHIQFRSEVSHVRPVSSSEGQPGGWEVTATQQGPEATQKVTKHFDAVMVCTGPPPAQPLLPAPGALCRAEGGAGGRRPLRSRPGAAAGPSGGTGGAEPPGPAGPRAAPGRAAGSPSGSGVGGDGGAQGRLCAASRRLDPLHGLPIPLPLPGSGAAGLAGDGVWGGAPVPAPAGPLAPVAVPGRHLPADLPLPAFPLPGALCPGGAEGRLPAALRRRDGGRCPSAAGAAPARGGSGTALPAPPGPAVELRGGAGPPRRLSPAPPGGARDL, via the exons atggaaaatggaaatacAAAGCCGCTGCTTGTGAAGCTGCTTCCTCGGCCCAA caagATGGCGTCACAGAAGCTGCAGGTGGCCGTGGTTGGGGCAGGGGCTGCTGGTCTGTGCGTCGCCCGCCACATCCTTGCCTCGCCCGAGACGTTTGCTCCTCCCGTGGTGTTCGAAGCCTCTGGCTGCCTGGGAGGCACCTGGGTTTACTTGGAGGAAGAAGCCAAGGGGCGGCCCACGCACTCCAGCATGTACCGGGACCTCAG GACCAACCTGCCCAAGGAGGTGATGGCCTTTCCTGACTTCCCCTTTGACCCGGCGCTGccttccttcctccaccactCGGATGTGCTGGCCTACCTGGAAAGCTACGCGGAGCATTTTGGGGTCTACGACCACATCCAG TTCCGGAGTGAGGTGAGCCACGTCCGGCCTGTGTCCAGCAGCGAGGGCCAGCCAGGGGGCTGGGAGGTCACAGCCACACAGCAGGGGCCAGAGGCAACCCAGAAAGTCACAAAGCACTTTGATGCCGTCATGGTCTGCACTGG GCCGCCTCCTGCACAGCCACTCCTACCGGCGCCCGGAGCCCTTTGCCGGGCAGAGGGTGGTGCTGGTGGGCGCCGGCCCCTCCGGAGTCGACCTGGCGCTGCAGCTGGCCCCTCTGGCGGCACGGGTGGTGCTGAGCCACCAGGGCCCGCCGGTCCGCGGGCTGCCCCAGGACGTGCTGCAGGTTCCCCCTCTGGCTCGGGTGTCGGCGGAGACGGTGGTGCCCAGGGACGGCTCTGTGCTGCCAGCCGACGCCTTGATCCTCTGCACGGGCTACCAATACCGCTTCCCCTTCCTGGATCTGGCGCAGCTGGGCTTGCGGGAGACGGAGTATGGGGTGGGGCCCCTGTACCAGCACCTGCTGGCCCCCTGGCACCCGTCGCTGTTCCTGGTCGGCATCTGCCAGCAGATCTGCCCCTTCCCGCATTTCCACTGCCAGGCGCTCTTTGCCCTGGCGGTGCTGAAGGGCGGCTGCCCGCTGCCCTCCGCCGCCGAGATGGAGGCCGATGCCCAAGCGCAGCTGGAGCGGCACCTGCGCGAGGGGGGTCTGGCACGGCACTTCCTGCGCCTCCGGGCCCAGCAGTGGAGCTACGCGGAGGAGCTGGCCCGCCTCGCAGGCTTTCCCCCGCTCCCCCCGGCGGTGCGAGAGATCTATGA